The Plasmodium coatneyi strain Hackeri chromosome 11, complete sequence DNA segment TTAGCAAAATAGCGGCAATGTGAGAGCCATTCCTATTGTGCCGCCTCTACAACGAATGCACAATCGCAGACAAAAGTTTTTTCTCCACCGAGTTGGAAGATAGGGAAGTGAAGGGCTAACATAGGGGTTTTTTCATCTGTTGTGCAAACTAACGAGGCGTATTAACGGGGTCAGACACAAATCCATGCAACGGAACGTATGTGCGGTGGCATCCTCCCCCCTGCGTGCATACATAGATGATTTGTGACAAGCAAGAAGGTTCCCTTCAAGTGTTTTAAGACAGCGCAAGGGTAAATGCAAAGCGTCGGCCTGGAGTCAGACCCTGTGGAGGCAATCGGGAGGTCCCTATCGGAGGAGGCCTGCCAGGGGGGAGTCGATGTGGGTGGCGATGTGAGTGGTGGTGTTGAGAATTCACAAGATACTGAACAAGATGCTAAAGGtcctggtggtggtggtatgTGTGGTGATGTCCGTGCCGATGTTCCTGTGCGTGAACTTCCCGTCAAGTTGGAGGCCTCGGTGGAGAGCCCACCGGAGGAAGCCCCTCCCCACGAGCAGATAACCCACAACGACGAAGCAACCAGGTGCAACCAAGTAAACATAAAGAGCGATCCAGTCGTCGTCATAGACAAAGTGGAACGCTGTCTAGTAGTTGAGTGGTACGAAAATGACATCAGAAGAGAGCAAAGGATTTcctataaaaaatatggaaatgaTAAGGCCAAATTAAGAGCAAAGGAATtaatagaaaaattaaaggcaGGAATAACCTTCGAGCAGCTATACCCAGACAAAGGACCACCCATCGTTCGAGTGTATCAGGATGTGGGTGTATATAAAGTGTCTCTGATAAGGGATAGAATTGAGAGAGAATGGAGAGTTGAATGGACAGACAATGAGACTCCAATGAAGGCCAGATGGTCATGCAAAAAGGTAGGTAATGATGAGGCACAGAAAAGGGCCGAAACCTTCGCGCAAAGTTTAATTGAAGGAGTTTTTAACCCTATTTTGCTGCACAAAGCTACGGGTACGAGATTCTCAAGGTCAGACAAAACTGTTGTTAAGATAAATGtatacatgaaaaaaaatgtgaagaggaaaaataggTGTAAAATACTCAGGGGGGGGGATAACCCTTCCTTAATGTTAGGAAGGGGAATCAAGCACGAgttaaggaaaggaaaagggaagcatTCAAGTGGTACCTTTGATGGTTTGCTGATGGACGGATCGAACATGGTTCATAGGAACCAGGCCTACAGTGGAAGTTCCTTTAGCAATCTTTTCATAAAGAGTGAGAGTACCACGTTGGGTGGAAGGACAGATAGTAACTATATGAGGAGCatcgaaggggaagacgGCAATGTGGTTTTGCCTGAGGGGACTTACCTTCTGAGTCAGTATCATCTCGGGGGGAACACTaagggaagaggaggaacgactgggaggaaaaggaattacAAGCCTAGGGGAAATGGAacgaagggggaaagaattaaaaagacACCAAAGGAGGGTGCAAAattgagggggaaaatggcTCGCCGGGTAAAGGACACGATGAGGGGTGCAATTCGTGACCCAATAGAGGACGCTTTGGTAGATCCATGCAGAGCTGCTCAAACGAATGACCCAGAAGAACTGAACCTATTCAGTTGCTATGCAGAATTTGGCAATGTAGACCCGTCTGCTTTCTCATCCAATAGTAATCACGTGAAGAATGAGCCAGACATGTGTGACCCTTTATGCATGCCATACAGCGACAGTGGGGGGATTCTGTTGAACTGTAGAAATGGGACCCTAGAACCTGGTGCCATGATGAGCAGCTACCTCGTCCTGCCGGAGCAATATGAAGGTTACCGGATGGGGAGTTTTATGGCAAAGGGGGGGGACTATTCCTCTAGGTATGTATATGCAACGAGGAGTAATTCCTACGCGGTGTATGTGAACGACGGGGTGGAACATGGGGCTTTGTGTTATGGTGATTTGCACCATGGTGATCTGCTCCATGGCAACGCACAGAATTTCCATTACGGGGGGGAGGATCCCTTCGGGATGAGTCACGCCATTCGGAGTGAATACGTTCCGGGGGGAGGCGGTCTGCCCACGGGCCACTGCACCAGCGGAGCTGTGTTGAGAGTAGAACGGTATAACCCCTACGTGGTGAGTTACGGCGGAGGGGGAATGGCACCCCACATGGGAGTTATGAGGAGGGGGGTAAACATGGAGGTGATGCATAGGGACGATGCAAATGGTGGTATACTTTGCGACGTTGTGGGGGATCCCCAGGGGGGTAACTTACTTCCCCAGAAGAgccacataaaaaataggaaaccCGTGAGGCAGCGCATCTGCCAtttgaggaaaataaagtgCGAAGAGGATGGGAATGACGTGGAGGGGAAAGACTCACGGAAGAgaggagaaaggaacaaGGAGACCAAGTGTTTGCCCGTAGGGGGGAAGAACGTTAACCCTGTTAGCGATGGTGGAAACGGAGTAGGTGATCCCCTCCCAGCGAGCCACAacggagaaagaaaaaaaagaaagaggagcaCAAATAGGAAATTCAAAGGGGATGACTTCCTACTCGATGAGGAGTTGAGTAAATATTTCTCTACATACCACAATATTCAGTTAAGGAAGAACCAAAAGGCCCAGAGGAATGGGGGGGATGGTGGTAATGACCACGTTGTGGGTGACTCCATGGGGGTGCGGAAGGGAAGGCGTTATAATAACACCACCAGGGATGTGCATGGGGGTGGTGCGCAATTGAGAGCCGTTAATCCGCAAGCATTTGAGGCAGGACAGGAAGGCAACTACGGATATAGCGATGTGGTACCCACCGGGAAAAGCAGCAACAGTGTAGatgtgaataaaaatgataatgtATTAGTGAAGGCCAGCATGATCCCCGTTGAAAATGTAGGGGAGAACATCCACACCGGAGAACCTCCTACCAAACCTCGGAGACGAACGAAGCATTGCAAATTTAGTCGAGCTAGCCAAAGTGCTTTAAACAGGGTAGACACGATTAGCCAAAAGGAGGATTCAGTTTTTTATGGTGATGTAAATGACATAAGGACGTCTTACAGCAGGTACAGGGCAAATGGGAAGAGAGATGACTCTGCTTGTGGTGGGTTAGGATCGTATGCGGTGTCCAACCTGGGTGGTATGCTAATCTGCGACTCTGGTTTTGCCCCCCAATGGAGGAACAACAATGAGGGCATTAGTGGTGACGTGGTGAATGACAATACGGGAGGGGATTCGTCTGCAGGTGGGATTCATCCAAGCGGTTTGAATTATAGGGAGGATTCCCACACAGAGGAGCGAGGAAACATCACAGAGCACTTTGATGAGAATATCGAAGTGGACAGCGGAGTGAACAGAAGGGAGAGCGTTGGAGGAAATGACGGGGGTGAACTGGTGGACTTCTCTCGTTTTGACGTGGCTGATGGGAAGACTCACCTAATGAATTTGAGAAGGACGAGAAGGAGAAGCATCCCAGTGTGCAGTGACCAGCCCAGTGAGATCCATCGTAGGAAAGACAATTTAAATTGCTCCTTCGTGAGGAACAACACAATCGAGTTTGTCGATAATCCAAGAGGGTACAGGGTACCATACGAATACCAGTCCCGAGTATTTTACGAGCATTTCGAGGTTCCGCTAAATGCACAGAAGGAATTTGAGTTACAGCAGAGGTACTTTGCGCGTTTGTTctctttgcacattttagCCGTTGGGTGGAACGCTAACAAGAATGCCCGTGTGGAAGACTACTTACAGGAGTTGTCCGACCCTGCCTTTCGATTTCTCACCATGGGTGGCATGAACAGCTGTAGGAATGGCACAAATTTTGATGGGTCTCCTAGTGAGAAGAATAGACCGAGTGGCGAGTTGAATCGCGGTGAATTACAGAACGGGGAATTCATTACCACTAACATGTTGACAAATGAGCAGAGGTCTACAGACTATTGTTACTTCAACTCCGTGGGCGATGGCACCTCGAGGGTTAATGAGGATGGGTCCGCGCTCAACGTTGCCCTGAAGGAGACGCCCCACTTTATTTCACCAGGGGAGGAAATTAGTGGTGGCATCATGCGGGGTGAAGTATCCGATCTCGATGGGCAAGTTAACACctacaaaatggacaactgCTACGGGGCCAGTAACGTCAGGTGCTTGAATGAACTGGGGGAGGCAAACCATTTGGGACCACCAAGTGGGGAACCAGAAGTGGGAGACATGAGCAAGTATGAGTGTGCGAATCTTATGAGTGGCCTAAATGATGGGCGCCATTTTGACGGTTTTGCCGTTTTTGACGACATGCTGAATGAGAATGAGTTTGGTGGCATCCATGGCTATGCGTGTACGGATGGTGTGAGCGGCATGGGGGGGCCATACGACACGTGTATGATGAGCAACGTTAACGCTATAGGGGGGGAAGTGGATTACCAATTGGGTAATTACCAGGGTTCTAACGACTTGGTGTCCGTCAATGGGATAGACGGCGTGGCATGCTTGAACGGAGAAGACAACAACCCGAACGGAGTGTGCGTCAGCTcaggagaaggaatgaaCGACGTAAGCGGGGCCAATGAGGAAGGTCTGATGCTACCCAATTTGAATTATCCTGAGGGAATGAACCCAACGTATCTGCATGGAGAACCTATTGTGAACGAAAATATGAATAGGACTGTTAGTGTGCCTTATGACCAGGAGGGTAATTGCTTACagatgaacaaaatttttgatGAGGATGTGAAGGGAAATTTAGAATACGTCCAGAATTACATGAACAACGTGGATGAAGGTTCCTATGAGGTTTCGTTAAATGGTGGAAGCGCTTTTGCGTTCCCGAACGAGGTGACCGTGGTGAGTGGCTCCCCATGGGAAGGGAGAGAAAAGAACGAAGGCACATTTGATGCAGTTAACACTGAAACAGTTAACCATTACAAGAGTTTTATTGGCCAAACGAGTCATGTCCCCACGGTGGCTTCCACAGGGGAAGGGGACAGCTACCCCAATTTACAGAGCAACATGGGAATAACTACCCAGTTAGACGCGTTAGCAGCATGCGGGAGGGAAGACAATCCTTACGGTGTAGGAAGCATTAAGTATGATCCTTTAACGATTGGAGAGAAGGAGGCACAGTCCCAAAGAATGGGGTTCATGAGTTCGCCATATGAAAGGGGAGATGATGGGCTCAACGGAGACAATTTAGACTCAGGGATAACGGAAGAAAATGTAGACGTTACGGGGGAAGGAGACTACCTCTACTATAACGGATACGCCAATGGAGGCATGCACAACTGTAGTGAGGAAGGCAATTACAATATGGTTGATAAATCAAATGATGACTGTAGCAATGGTAGTCCACACGGCAATGGCGACTACCCCCTGCATGAGAAGGTGCACTACGAATTTGGACACATGATTCAGGTGCTTCCAAGTTATGAGCAGCTCGAACGGGAAGGGAGCTGTCTGGATAACGTTGTGGATAGGCAGGCACAGTCTCAGTTTGACAACGCACATTATCGGTTCGGCGTGTGCAGCGGGGAGAATCATCCGTCCATTGGAGATGTGATTCCCGGGGAGCAGCACACGGATGAGCTAAGCGGGAACAGCAACCATAGCGGCAACAGTAATACAACTCCAAACAGTTATGACGCAGCCTCATGCAACGACGACTTTAAGAAGGCCAATCTGAACTCCACATCCATTTCCACCCCCATGACAAACATGAAGGATATGAACAACTACGAATTTTTCGCTAACAGGAAAATGATCGACCAACTGAGGTTCACTTCAAATTCTAGTACCATAAATACGGAGTACCTCCCGAGTAACCTTTTAAATTCCATAAGCATCAACAACTTGTCTCCTTCCAATAATGTCAATGAACAGGTGCAGAAGTAGCCGCGGGAGAGTGGAAAGGACTTAAGGGGGGTGTTAGACGGATGGGGagaagacaaaaaataaaagtacaaTAGAAGGTAACCATTTAATGACTAGTTTGTTAGAACGAACAGGTCGGATCTCATCTCCACTGAGTAATGatgtaattatattttatagtACGCGCGGGAGGCCTTACGAATTTGGGAATTCCCatgaaaagaggaagaacccCCCACTCGCTCaactttgttccttttttttttttttctcctatttttttttttttttctttccattttttcaattttttcaacttttacctttaaaaaggggggggtgcACATTTTCTATACTTGCAAGGTGGTGAGAGATCcagccccccctttttttattgtgtgtgtacactttttccattctttttttttttttaattttagaaGGGTAGAcggatatttttttgaaacagcgttttttccttcatttatatgAATAACACTGcataaagggaagaatactcccaaaaaggggcgcggaacaaaaaaaaaaaatactgatcttttcgaaaaaaaatatatgggtatttaaagaaagatagaaaaaattacaaaggtaaaaatttttgtaacaaaaaaaataagcattttaattcttcagtaaaaaaaatttaccaaacaagtcacaataaagtgaaggagtaaaaaattttttctgtgttatATTGAtgttacacatgaacatgtaaacactttcgtaccatacaaaacaaaaaaaagaaaaaatatttactacaccctaaaacccggaatctgaacttggagcctgttcctgaggaatctcttccttaggaacttctttcctaggaacaccttccttaggaacaaagtcttcctccctaaaacccggaatctcaacttggaacctgttcatTAGGAAtatccttccttaggaacaaagtcttcctccttaaaccccGAATCTGAACTTGCAACCCGTTCCGTAGGAACTTCTttcttaggaacaaagtcttcctttatgaattcgcttcccataaattcttggaccaaaatttcaaaaaagtcctgTTTCGTCGAATGTAGGTCCCCCTtctgacattcgtctaagacttctaaatggatatcaataatggtacgTCGACTAACGGGGCGATggaaaccatttttttttggcctcttCGTTCCCGTTGGAACATATCTTGGTTCTCtgcgtttttttactaaggtatattcacgtggaccaCCTTCTTCCACACGTTCcaaaatttgttcctgtAAAGTTGGACCAGGTACTTGATGAGGTCTTCTgtgacgttttctttttttaccaaggaaaaagtactaaaaaagaaaaaggcagatAAGGTTTTTTTAAGAGGGGTGAGTGTGTTGTTTTTAGGAACAAAAGGACTATCTTTAATCTATGTGCGAAATtccacatccctaaaatgcgaaatcctacaaacacacccctaaaatgcgaaatccttcACAAACACACctctaaaatgcgaaatcctacacatacaccccctaaaatgtgaaatcctacacacacaccctaaaatgcgaaatcctacgcACACCCCCCACACAGATACAttcaccttaatttttttttttacttttcctttactcttttttttttttcttctttaaatctttttcttaccttcaaGAGTAGGTAGCTCATAGCAGACATACCAATGAAGACAGGagccaaaggaaggtatggggtaaggataTCAGGAAGGTTGTCAATCTTGTTAACAACTGGAGCAGCGGAAGGGGTGTCTCTGCCACTCTTTCCTTGACCACCTCTTCCCGTAGAACCACTACCGGAAGAACCAGGATTCCaagttcctgtagaaccTGGACCGGAGGAACCAGgtttccaggttccagtACTACCGGGTCCAGAAGAACCAGGAGACTGATGTCCTGTACTACCTggaccggaagaacctgggttccaagttcccgtggaaccggaaccagaagaaccaggATTCCAGGTTCCCGTAATACCGGTACCAgcagaacctgggttccaagttcctgtagaaccggaaccggaagaacctgggttccacgTTCCAGTACTACCAGGACCAGAGGAACCAGGAGACTGGTGCCCAGTACTACCTGGActggaagaacctgggttccacgTTCCAGTGGAACCTGGTCCAGAGGAACCAGGTTTCCAGGTTCCTGTACTACCTGGGCCGGAAGACCCGGGAGACTGGTGTCCCGTACTGCTGG contains these protein-coding regions:
- a CDS encoding 205 kDa Pk1(B+)1+ SICAvar antigen; the protein is MSYLLLKYFFLGKKRKRHRRPHQVPGPTLQEQILERVEEGGPREYTLVKKRREPRYVPTGTKRPKKNGFHRPVSRRTIIDIHLEVLDECQKGDLHSTKQDFFEILVQEFMGSEFIKEDFVPKKEVPTERVASSDSGFKEEDFVPKEGYS